The following proteins come from a genomic window of Diceros bicornis minor isolate mBicDic1 chromosome 4, mDicBic1.mat.cur, whole genome shotgun sequence:
- the LOC131401441 gene encoding olfactory receptor 10X1-like, with protein MKINQTILQEFILVGFSVYPHVQTFLFVVFFCLYLLTLTGNLTIMGLTWVDRALHTPMYLFLSALSFSETCYTTAIIPKTLADLLAKSRSISVTGCGLQLYFLLGFGGSNCIILTLMGYDRFLAICNPLRYPLLMTNMVCVQLVAYAWAGGFFISLIETALIFRGSFCSPNLVKHFFCHMREVVRLNCIDSDLTEFIIILIPASGLLGTFLLIILTYVFILSTVLRIPSAEGKQKAFSTCASHITVVAIHFGFASIAYLKAEASGGDDTLIAVTYTIITPFLNPLIFSLRNKDMKNAFRKVLGMTRSLNEYFWIISAWLTVPRIQ; from the coding sequence atgaagatcaaccAGACAATCCTACAGGAATTCATTCTTGTTGGCTTTTCTGTTTACCCACATGTACAGACATTCctctttgtggtcttcttttGCCTCTACCTTCTCACCCTCACAGGTAACCTGACCATCATGGGTCTTACTTGGGTGGACAGAGCTCTCCACACCCCTATGTACCTCTTCCTCAGTGCACTCTCCTTCTCTGAGACCTGCTACACCACGGCCATCATCCCCAAGACGCTGGCAGATCTACTGGCCAAAAGTAGAAGTATTTCAGTCACGGGTTGTGGCTTGCAGTTGTATTTCCTCCTGGGATTTGGTGGCAGTAATTGTATCATCCTTACATTGATGGGCTATGATCGCTTCCTGGCCATCTGCAACCCTCTCAGATATCCCCTGCTTATGACCAACATGGTATGTGTACAACTTGTGGCCTATGCTTGGGCTGGAGGCTTCTTTATCTCTCTGATAGAGACTGCACTCATATTCAGGGGCTCTTTCTGCAGCCCCAACCTTGTCAAACACTTCTTCTGCCATATGAGGGAAGTTGTGAGGCTGAACTGTATAGATAGTGACCTCACAGAATTTATTATAATCCTTATCCCAGCGTCAGGCTTGCTGGGCACCTTCCTGCTCATCATCCTTACTTACGTTTTCATTCTGTCCACTGTCCTCAGGATCCCTTCAGCTGAGGGCAAGCAGAAGGCATTTTCTACCTGTGCCTCCCACATCACAGTGGTCGCCATCCACTTTGGTTTTGCGTCTATTGCTTATCTGAAGGCTGAAGCCTCAGGGGGAGATGACACACTGATAGCAGTCACTTACACTATCATTACCCCGTTCCTCAACCCCCTCATTTTCAGCCTCAGGAATAAGGACATGAAGAATGCTTTTAGAAAGGTGCTTGGAATGACAAGGTCTTTGAATGAATACTTTTGGATTATTTCTGCATGGTTGACTGTCCCCAGAATTCAGTGA
- the LOC131401442 gene encoding olfactory receptor 10Z1, with the protein MGHTNATSWRGFVFLGFFSFGELQLLLFALFLSLYLITLTSNIFIIAVTRMDSHLHTPMYLFLSFLSFSETCYTLGIIPRMLSSLVMGVQTISYVGCAAQMFFSASWSCTNCFLLAVMGFDRYMAICAPLHYASHMNPTLCAQLVGTSFLSGYLFGLGMTLVIFHLPFCSSHEIQHFFCDTPPVLSLACGDTGLSELGILILSLLVLLVSFSFITISYTYILAAILRIPSAEGQKKAFSTCASHLTVVIVHYGCASFVYLRPKATYSLERDQLVAVTYTVVTPLLNSVVYSLRNQAVRRALRNAFRGRLLGKE; encoded by the coding sequence ATGGGGCACACCAATGCAACCTCCTGGAGGGGCTTTGTCTTCCTAGGCTTCTTCAGTTTTGGGGAGCTGCAACTCCTGCTTTTCGCGTTGTTCCTCTCCCTATATCTTATCACCCTGACCAGCAATATCTTCATTATTGCAGTTACCAGGATGGACAGCCATCTGCACACCCCCATgtacctcttcctttccttcctatcTTTCTCTGAGACCTGCTACACTTTGGGCATCATCCCTAGGATGCTCTCCAGCCTGGTCATGGGGGTTCAGACCATCTCTTATGTGGGCTGTGCCGCCCAGATGTTCTTCTCTGCCTCATGGTCTTGTACCAATTGCTTCCTTCTGGCTGTCATGGGCTTTGACCGATATATGGCCATCTGTGCCCCACTGCACTATGCTAGCCACATGAATCCTACCCTCTGTGCACAATTGGTTGGCACCTCCTTCCTGAGTGGATATCTCTTTGGGCTGGGAATGACACTGGTCATTTTCCACCTCCCCTTCTGCAGCTCCCATGAGATCCAGCACTTTTTTTGTGACACACCGCCAGTGCTAAGCCTAGCCTGTGGGGATACAGGTCTCAGTGAGCTGGGGATCCTCATCCTCAGCCTGCTGGTCCTCCTTGTCTCCTTCTCGTTTATCACCATCTCTTATACCTACATCCTGGCAGCAATCCTGAGGATCCCTTCTGCTGAGGGGCAGAAGAAGGCTTTCTCCACCTGTGCCTCACACCTCACAGTGGTCATTGTTCACTATGGCTGTGCCTCCTTCGTGTATTTGAGGCCAAAAGCCACCTACTCTCTTGAGCGGGATCAACTTGTTGCTGTCACTTATACTGTAGTGACCCCTCTCCTCAACTCTGTTGTTTATAGTCTGAGGAATCAAGCTGTGCGGAGAGCCCTGAGAAATGCTTTCCGAGGGAGGTTGTTGGGTAAAGAATGA